A single window of Archangium gephyra DNA harbors:
- a CDS encoding YceI family protein, with product MKRSSLAVLATLFLSTSALAQEAAPAAPRMYSVKSADSSLTYRLKHKLHVVEGTARPTEGKARLMPDGTLQVAVRANVADFDSGNSNRDAHMKEATEEPKYPTIEFKGTASGVKVPTAFPAEQTVALKGQITFHGVKQPVEVPLKVVFTSAKDVTATGTFQISLEAFKVERPSLLMVKVDDALDLETKFQLQEGK from the coding sequence ATGAAACGCTCGTCCCTGGCCGTGCTGGCCACGCTGTTCCTGTCCACGTCCGCGCTCGCGCAGGAGGCGGCTCCCGCCGCCCCGCGCATGTACTCGGTGAAGTCCGCGGACAGCTCGCTGACGTATCGTCTCAAGCACAAGCTGCACGTGGTGGAGGGCACGGCGCGCCCCACCGAGGGCAAGGCGCGGCTGATGCCGGACGGCACCCTGCAGGTGGCCGTGCGCGCCAACGTGGCCGACTTCGACTCGGGCAACTCCAACCGGGACGCCCACATGAAGGAGGCCACCGAGGAGCCCAAGTACCCCACCATCGAGTTCAAGGGCACGGCCAGTGGCGTGAAGGTGCCCACCGCGTTCCCCGCGGAGCAGACGGTGGCGCTCAAGGGGCAGATCACCTTCCACGGCGTGAAGCAGCCGGTGGAGGTGCCCCTGAAGGTGGTGTTCACCTCGGCCAAGGACGTGACGGCCACGGGCACCTTCCAGATCAGCCTGGAGGCCTTCAAGGTGGAGCGCCCGTCGCTGCTGATGGTGAAGGTGGACGACGCGCTCGACCTGGAGACGAAGTTCCAGCTTCAGGAGGGGAAGTGA
- a CDS encoding nuclear transport factor 2 family protein: MAMERAQRFVDALAKLEENGDVEPLLELFSDDAQVSNVASRRTFQGRDGARDFWREYKGMLRQVKSTFRNMIEAGDRVALEWESSGTAHNGAAVDYEGVSIIEWDGERISRFYAYFDPRVLGQELSQGTANRSEAPATAPA; the protein is encoded by the coding sequence ATGGCGATGGAGCGAGCGCAGCGTTTCGTGGATGCACTGGCGAAGCTGGAGGAGAACGGAGACGTGGAGCCCCTGCTGGAGCTCTTCAGTGACGACGCGCAGGTGAGCAACGTGGCCTCGCGGCGCACCTTCCAGGGCCGCGACGGCGCCCGCGACTTCTGGCGCGAGTACAAGGGCATGCTGCGCCAGGTGAAGTCCACCTTCCGCAACATGATCGAAGCCGGGGACCGCGTGGCGCTCGAGTGGGAGTCCAGCGGCACCGCGCACAACGGGGCGGCGGTGGACTACGAGGGCGTCTCCATCATCGAGTGGGATGGCGAGCGCATCTCGCGTTTCTACGCCTACTTCGATCCGCGCGTGCTGGGCCAGGAGCTGTCGCAGGGCACCGCGAACCGCTCGGAGGCCCCGGCCACCGCTCCGGCCTGA
- a CDS encoding LysM peptidoglycan-binding domain-containing protein has protein sequence MSVHTVRRGDTLSALAKQYNTTVDKLAKANNIKDVNTIAVGQKLKLPDSFERPSTSGPSKGGGDNFQQAPASSSGRAGPARDDDGRQFPTSADGTPIFKQGDAQWGGRSLGTGSSISAAGCAMTSTAMAMSKITGKVINPGELDAHLDKTGGYAGNGLIWGQAAKMGGLGASKPGWSMDTINKQIDAGRPVVIGVDYKAGSNGGSNGTDHWVAVTRREGNTYFANDPATGKEISLKLQGGKLVGGPSNYKSTGELVTFSGGNPKPGTAPAGGGSTPAPAPAPTKPSGSAVKGLDLPGGDLEKGAKGAAVKQLQTALVKLGHMTQAEMNTGPGVFGPKTEAALKEFQAAHGVPNTGYYGPKTRAAFDKLGADVGGTQGTGGSSGPGPVTGPGNEPGAKGGVSLAQLRKIMPNLSQAKAEQYLPHLNKAMAEAGINTPKRQAAFLAQLAHESGEFRYMEEIASGAAYEGRKDLGNTQPGDGVRFKGRGPIQITGRANYRAAGKALGIDLENNPKRASDPDVGFRTAAWYWNSRNLNQYADSGNFKELTRRINGGYNGLADRQKYYQRALDVLT, from the coding sequence GTGTCCGTCCACACCGTTCGCCGCGGCGACACCCTGTCGGCCCTCGCCAAGCAGTACAACACCACCGTCGACAAGCTGGCCAAGGCCAACAACATCAAGGACGTGAACACCATCGCGGTGGGCCAGAAGCTCAAGCTGCCCGACAGCTTCGAGCGTCCGTCCACCAGCGGCCCCTCCAAGGGCGGCGGTGACAACTTCCAGCAGGCTCCCGCTTCCTCCAGCGGCCGCGCCGGCCCCGCCCGCGATGACGACGGCCGTCAGTTCCCCACCTCGGCCGATGGCACCCCCATCTTCAAGCAGGGCGATGCCCAGTGGGGCGGCCGCTCCCTCGGCACCGGCTCCTCCATCTCCGCCGCCGGCTGCGCCATGACCTCCACCGCCATGGCCATGAGCAAGATCACCGGCAAGGTCATCAACCCCGGTGAGCTCGACGCCCATCTCGACAAGACCGGTGGCTACGCCGGCAACGGCCTCATCTGGGGCCAGGCCGCCAAGATGGGCGGCCTGGGCGCCAGCAAGCCCGGCTGGAGCATGGACACCATCAACAAGCAGATCGACGCCGGCCGCCCCGTCGTCATCGGCGTGGACTACAAGGCCGGCTCCAACGGCGGCTCCAACGGCACCGACCACTGGGTCGCCGTCACCCGCCGCGAGGGCAACACCTACTTCGCCAACGACCCGGCCACCGGCAAGGAGATCTCCCTCAAGCTCCAGGGCGGCAAGCTGGTCGGCGGCCCCAGCAACTACAAGAGCACCGGCGAGCTGGTGACCTTCTCGGGCGGCAACCCCAAGCCGGGCACCGCTCCGGCCGGCGGCGGCAGCACCCCCGCCCCCGCGCCCGCGCCCACCAAGCCCTCCGGCAGCGCCGTGAAGGGCCTGGACCTGCCCGGCGGTGACCTGGAGAAGGGCGCCAAGGGCGCCGCCGTGAAGCAGCTCCAGACGGCGCTGGTGAAGCTCGGCCACATGACCCAGGCCGAGATGAACACCGGCCCGGGCGTCTTCGGCCCGAAGACCGAGGCGGCCCTCAAGGAGTTCCAGGCCGCCCACGGCGTGCCCAACACCGGCTACTACGGCCCCAAGACGCGCGCCGCCTTCGACAAGCTCGGCGCCGACGTGGGCGGCACCCAGGGCACCGGTGGCTCCTCCGGCCCCGGCCCCGTCACCGGCCCGGGCAACGAGCCCGGCGCCAAGGGCGGCGTGTCGCTCGCGCAGCTGCGGAAGATCATGCCCAACCTGTCGCAGGCCAAGGCCGAGCAGTACCTGCCCCACCTCAACAAGGCCATGGCCGAGGCCGGCATCAACACTCCCAAGCGCCAGGCCGCCTTCCTCGCGCAGCTCGCCCACGAGAGCGGTGAGTTCCGCTACATGGAGGAGATCGCCTCCGGTGCCGCCTACGAGGGCCGCAAGGACCTGGGCAACACGCAGCCCGGCGACGGCGTGCGCTTCAAGGGCCGTGGCCCCATCCAGATCACCGGCCGCGCCAACTACCGCGCCGCGGGCAAGGCCCTGGGCATCGACCTGGAGAACAACCCCAAGCGCGCCTCCGACCCGGACGTGGGCTTCCGCACCGCCGCCTGGTACTGGAACAGCCGCAACCTGAACCAGTACGCGGACTCCGGCAACTTCAAGGAGCTCACCCGCCGCATCAACGGCGGCTACAACGGGCTCGCCGATCGCCAGAAGTACTACCAGCGCGCGCTCGACGTGCTCACCTGA